Below is a genomic region from Clostridiales bacterium.
CTTATAGAGTTATATATTAATTATTGTTTGTATTAGATGAAGGATATGAATTGTTAGTATAAGATTGAAAAACTTTTTTTACTATAGTTCCTCCAATTTTACCAGCTTCTTTTGAAGTTAGGTCTCCGTTGTAACCAGGTTTTAAGTTGACACCTATTTCTTTTGCTATTTCATATTTCATATCATCAAAAGAAGTTGTTGATTTGCTATTTGATTTGTTTGCCATTTTAAAGGTCACCTCCTTACGCTAATATTATGTCACCAAAATAAATAAATATGTCTAGAAGTTTTTTCCTAAAAAATAGAATAAAAATAATAAAATTAGATATATTTATTGTAGCTATAACAAATATAGGTGAAGAATAATGTTAAAAAAATCTACATTACTAATAGTATGCTTGTGTATGTTTATAAATATACAAATGAATTGTTTTGGCGATGATAATTTAGATGATGAACCTGACTATCCAGTTTTTTTAAAACAATCAACTAGTATACCCAACGTGGAAGCCCAAAGTGCTATAGTGATAGACTGTGATACGGGAAGAGTTTTATACGAGAAGAACGCATATCAAAAAAGGCCGATGGCTAGTACTACAAAGATAATGACAGCCATATTAGCTATAGAAAATGGAAATTTAAATGATACAGTAAGCGTAAGTAAAAAAGCTGCGTACGTAGGAGGATCTACAATAAAATTAAAAGAGGGTCAGACGTATAAGTTAGTGGAATTATTGTATGGCCTTCTTATGAAATCAGGAAATGATGCAGCTATAGCAATAGCCGAACACATAGGAGGAGATGTTAATAAATTTGTAGAGATGATGAACAAGAAGGCATTAGACATAAATGCATTAGATACTAATTTCGTAAATCCACATGGATTAGATAATAATAATCATTATACAACAGCCTATGATTTGGCCAATATGGCCAGATATGCTATGAAGAAACCAGAATTTGCAAAAATAGTCGCAACAAAAAATAAATCAATTAGCGGAGGTAAAGTTTTCAATAATACGAATGAAATGTTGTTTTTATATCAAGGATGTAATGGAGTAAAAACTGGATTTACAAGCAAAGCAGGTAGATGTTTGGTTACATCAGTACAGAGAGGGACTGAAAATTACATAGCAGTTGTATTAGGGTGTGAAACAAAAAATAAAAGGGCTCAAAGTAGTAAGGAAATATTAGATTATGCATATGGGAATTATAAAAGATATGAATTAGTGAACAAAGAATATGTGTATACAACAACAAATGTAAAAAAAGGAAAATCTAAACATATAGAAACAATAGCTAAGGATACAATAGTATTACCACTTAATGAATATGAAAGATCGAATTTGTATACGAATGAATACGTAGAAAAGGACTTGGTGGCTCCGATAAAAAAATATAAAAAGGTAGGATATATTGAATTTAAAGTAGATGACAAGGTTATAGCAAAAACAGATCTTGTAGTAAAGAACAGTGTTTTACAAAAAGATTTTTTGGATTATTTAAGAGATTTTTTCTGCTGTGTATAAAGTATGCGCAATAGAAAAAAAGAGTGAAAATACTATGGATTAGCTATATTGCAAAATCTATAGTATTTTGTAATATAAGTTTAAAAATATATTTTTTGAGAAAAAGTTGAAATTTATGATTTCTTATGGTAAAATTATATTGTACGTTAAATTTATAGAGTATTTCGGGTATAATAAGGGGAGTTTTGGTATGGCTATTCTTGTTACAGGTGGTGCATGCTATATAGGAAGTCACACAGTATTAGAATTAGTAAAAGAAAAAGAGAATGTTATTGTGCTGGATAGTCTCGAATGTGGGCACAAAGAGGCTGTGATTGGTGCTACTCTAGTGGAAGGGAGTACAAATGATAAGGCTTTATTGGAAAGATTGTTTAAAAAATATGATATAGAGGCAGTCATTCATTTTGCTGGGTATATATCTGTAGAAGAGAGTATGAGAGATCCACTAAAGTACTATAATAATAATGTTTCAGGAATTATAAATTTATTGGAGGCTATGCAACAAAATAATGTATTTAAAATTATATTTTCATCTACTGCTGCAGTTTATGGAGAAGAAAAAGAAGAACCTTTTTTAGAGACAGACAAGCTATCCCCTTATAGTGTATATGGAAAAACAAAACTAATGGCAGAAAATATTTTAGAAGATTCTAAGTTAGCATATGGAATATCTTATATCGCATTAAGATATTTTAATGCATGTGGTGCGGATAAAAATGGGGAAATTGGCGAAGCACACAAAAATGAGACACATCTAATACCACTGGTATTGCAAACAGTATTGGGACAAAGGGGTAGTATAAATATATATGGTACTGATTATAATACAAAAGATGGGACATGTATAAGGGATTATGTGCATGTATCAGATTTAGCGAGGGCACATGTTTTAGCATTAGAAAAACTTAGAAGAGATAATCAAAGTGGAGTATATAATTTAGGCAATGGTGTAGGTTTTTCTGTAAAAGAGGTTATAGACAAGGTAAGATTTGTTACAGGGGTTAATATTAAAGAAAATATACTGGAGAGAAGAAAAGGAGATGTGCCATATTTAGTT
It encodes:
- a CDS encoding alpha/beta-type small acid-soluble spore protein codes for the protein MANKSNSKSTTSFDDMKYEIAKEIGVNLKPGYNGDLTSKEAGKIGGTIVKKVFQSYTNNSYPSSNTNNN
- a CDS encoding D-alanyl-D-alanine carboxypeptidase, translating into MLKKSTLLIVCLCMFINIQMNCFGDDNLDDEPDYPVFLKQSTSIPNVEAQSAIVIDCDTGRVLYEKNAYQKRPMASTTKIMTAILAIENGNLNDTVSVSKKAAYVGGSTIKLKEGQTYKLVELLYGLLMKSGNDAAIAIAEHIGGDVNKFVEMMNKKALDINALDTNFVNPHGLDNNNHYTTAYDLANMARYAMKKPEFAKIVATKNKSISGGKVFNNTNEMLFLYQGCNGVKTGFTSKAGRCLVTSVQRGTENYIAVVLGCETKNKRAQSSKEILDYAYGNYKRYELVNKEYVYTTTNVKKGKSKHIETIAKDTIVLPLNEYERSNLYTNEYVEKDLVAPIKKYKKVGYIEFKVDDKVIAKTDLVVKNSVLQKDFLDYLRDFFCCV
- the galE gene encoding UDP-glucose 4-epimerase GalE codes for the protein MAILVTGGACYIGSHTVLELVKEKENVIVLDSLECGHKEAVIGATLVEGSTNDKALLERLFKKYDIEAVIHFAGYISVEESMRDPLKYYNNNVSGIINLLEAMQQNNVFKIIFSSTAAVYGEEKEEPFLETDKLSPYSVYGKTKLMAENILEDSKLAYGISYIALRYFNACGADKNGEIGEAHKNETHLIPLVLQTVLGQRGSINIYGTDYNTKDGTCIRDYVHVSDLARAHVLALEKLRRDNQSGVYNLGNGVGFSVKEVIDKVRFVTGVNIKENILERRKGDVPYLVASSQKARKELRFNPEYTKLEDIIQTAWQWHKNRRY